In Nocardioides faecalis, the following proteins share a genomic window:
- a CDS encoding amidohydrolase family protein: MSALRFSGPVLPDGEVREVFVLDGRVTYERPTGAQKAGEGWILPGLVDAHNHLGLEDGGAISDEQIEEQALADRGNGVLLTRDCGSPSDTRWVQEREDLPRLIRCGRHVARTRRYIKNYGHEVEPEALTDTVAEQARAGDGWVKLVGDWISREAGDLAPSFPADAVADAIEVAHAHGAKVTAHCFGTDSISPLLDAGIDCIEHGTGLTHEHLERMVAAGVALVPTVLQTTKFPEFADAGREKFPDYAHTMEQLYARRREVLMNAHDAGVALYVGSDGGGSTRHGVLHEEILAMIEMGLSAEYVIGAASWRGREWLGFNGGLDEGAPADFVVYPRNPVEDPSVLAEPSYVVLRGRVY; encoded by the coding sequence GTGAGTGCACTGCGGTTCTCCGGCCCGGTCCTGCCCGACGGCGAGGTGCGCGAGGTGTTCGTGCTCGACGGGCGCGTCACCTACGAGCGGCCGACGGGCGCGCAGAAGGCGGGGGAGGGCTGGATCCTGCCGGGCCTCGTGGACGCGCACAACCACCTCGGTCTCGAGGACGGCGGCGCGATCAGCGACGAGCAGATCGAGGAGCAGGCCCTGGCCGACCGCGGCAACGGCGTCCTGCTCACCCGCGACTGCGGCTCGCCGTCGGACACCCGGTGGGTGCAGGAGCGCGAGGACCTGCCGCGGCTCATCCGCTGCGGCCGGCACGTCGCCCGGACCCGGCGCTACATCAAGAACTACGGCCACGAGGTCGAGCCCGAGGCGCTCACCGACACCGTGGCCGAGCAGGCCCGAGCCGGTGACGGCTGGGTGAAGCTCGTCGGCGACTGGATCTCCCGGGAGGCCGGCGACCTCGCGCCCTCCTTCCCCGCCGACGCGGTCGCGGACGCGATCGAGGTCGCCCACGCCCACGGCGCGAAGGTCACCGCGCACTGCTTCGGCACGGACTCGATCTCCCCGCTGCTCGATGCCGGCATCGACTGCATCGAGCACGGCACCGGGCTCACCCACGAGCACCTCGAGCGGATGGTCGCCGCAGGCGTCGCGCTCGTGCCCACCGTGCTGCAGACCACCAAGTTCCCCGAGTTCGCCGACGCCGGGCGGGAGAAGTTCCCCGACTACGCGCACACGATGGAGCAGCTCTACGCGCGGCGCCGGGAGGTGCTGATGAACGCCCACGACGCTGGCGTCGCGCTCTACGTCGGCAGCGACGGCGGCGGCTCCACCCGCCACGGCGTGCTGCACGAGGAGATCCTGGCGATGATCGAGATGGGCCTGAGCGCCGAGTACGTCATCGGCGCCGCCTCCTGGCGCGGCCGGGAGTGGCTGGGCTTCAACGGTGGTCTCGACGAGGGCGCGCCCGCCGACTTCGTGGTCTACCCGCGCAACCCGGTCGAGGACCCGTCGGTGCTCGCCGAGCCGTCGTACGTCGTGCTGCGGGGCCGGGTCTACTGA
- the rpsP gene encoding 30S ribosomal protein S16 yields the protein MAVKIRLKRLGKVRVPQYRIVVVDSRKKRDGAVIEEIGKYHPKEEPSLIDVVSDRAQYWLGVGAQPSEAVEAILKVTGDWQKFKGIDGAEGTLKVKEPKRDKLEIFNEALKEAAKEPKGAAVTTKKSEKSEKKADKADKPAEETPEAPAAEAAAETPAEA from the coding sequence GTGGCCGTCAAGATCCGTCTGAAGCGCCTGGGCAAGGTCCGGGTTCCGCAGTACCGCATCGTCGTCGTCGACTCGCGCAAGAAGCGCGATGGCGCCGTGATCGAGGAGATCGGCAAGTACCACCCCAAGGAGGAGCCGTCGCTCATCGACGTCGTCTCCGACCGGGCGCAGTACTGGCTCGGCGTGGGCGCCCAGCCCTCCGAGGCCGTCGAGGCGATCCTCAAGGTGACCGGCGACTGGCAGAAGTTCAAGGGCATCGACGGCGCCGAGGGCACCCTGAAGGTCAAGGAGCCCAAGCGCGACAAGCTCGAGATCTTCAACGAGGCCCTCAAGGAGGCCGCCAAGGAGCCCAAGGGCGCCGCGGTGACCACCAAGAAGTCCGAGAAGTCCGAGAAGAAGGCCGACAAGGCCGACAAGCCCGCCGAGGAGACCCCGGAGGCTCCGGCCGCCGAGGCTGCCGCCGAGACGCCGGCCGAGGCCTGA
- a CDS encoding RNA-binding protein has translation MLADALEHLVRGVVEHPDDVVVRDKQLRRGSVLEVRVHPDDLGKVIGRSGRTATAFRTVISALAGSNGTRVDFVDTDRR, from the coding sequence ATGCTCGCCGACGCGCTGGAGCACCTCGTCCGCGGAGTGGTCGAACACCCCGACGACGTGGTCGTGCGCGACAAGCAGCTTCGCCGCGGTTCGGTGCTCGAGGTCCGGGTGCACCCCGACGACCTCGGCAAGGTGATCGGGCGCAGCGGCCGCACCGCGACCGCGTTCCGCACGGTCATCTCGGCGCTGGCCGGCAGCAACGGCACCCGGGTCGACTTCGTCGACACCGACCGCCGCTGA